Proteins encoded in a region of the Massilia sp. UMI-21 genome:
- a CDS encoding alpha/beta hydrolase: MILADYLALSGPAPTARLSYGEAPSQYAELFLPSGSGPFPVAVLVHGGCWTSKFGGITQLRNMAGALAARGIAVWNVEYRRTDEAGGGYPGTYQDMQAALALLAAQAAHYPLDLERLVAVGHSAGGQLVQWLAGRERIPTGSPLYRTGQLKVPAVVSLGGLADLRNEATLIKSSCGRDTAELAGTPGPGRPDVFVDTNAAELMPNGSRTWLVTGELDTISPPRVARDYAARAHKAGDHAEVVILPGASHYDEAAASSHAWAQVLAVIERALGRPSP; the protein is encoded by the coding sequence ATGATACTGGCCGACTACCTCGCCCTGTCCGGCCCGGCGCCGACCGCCCGCCTCTCCTATGGCGAGGCGCCCTCGCAATATGCGGAGCTGTTCCTGCCGTCCGGCAGCGGCCCGTTCCCGGTGGCCGTGCTGGTGCACGGCGGCTGCTGGACCAGCAAGTTCGGCGGCATCACCCAACTGCGCAACATGGCCGGGGCGCTGGCGGCACGCGGCATCGCGGTCTGGAACGTCGAGTACCGGCGCACCGACGAAGCGGGCGGCGGCTATCCCGGCACCTACCAGGACATGCAGGCCGCGCTCGCGCTGCTGGCGGCCCAGGCGGCGCACTACCCGCTCGACCTCGAGCGGCTGGTGGCGGTCGGGCACTCGGCCGGCGGCCAGCTGGTGCAGTGGCTGGCGGGGCGCGAACGCATCCCGACCGGCAGCCCGCTGTATCGCACCGGGCAGCTGAAGGTGCCGGCCGTGGTCAGCCTGGGCGGCCTGGCCGACCTGCGCAACGAGGCAACATTGATCAAGTCCAGCTGCGGGCGCGACACCGCCGAACTGGCCGGCACGCCCGGTCCCGGACGGCCCGACGTCTTCGTCGATACCAATGCGGCGGAGTTGATGCCCAATGGCAGCCGCACCTGGCTGGTCACCGGCGAGCTGGACACGATTTCACCGCCGCGCGTGGCGCGGGACTATGCGGCGCGCGCACACAAGGCGGGCGACCATGCCGAGGTGGTGATCCTGCCGGGCGCCAGCCACTACGACGAAGCCGCCGCCAGCTCGCATGCTTGGGCGCAAGTGCTGGCGGTGATCGAGCGCGCGCTCGGCCGTCCCTCCCCCTAG
- a CDS encoding murein L,D-transpeptidase: MSKLHALPLCAALLGALPLAQAQQSPAPAPQASPAAAQPAAEAGAALSPADARKAEFERNLRAQVLLDRANLSPGEIDGAYGSNMRQALNTFQAMRKLPVSGKLDEATWNALNTDNSPHLVTYTLVEADVAGPFRAVPDDMMDKAKLPELGYENVLEGLGEKFHAKPAMLDALNPGKDFSRAGEQIMVPNVHGKQPLPKAAKIVVKEGPKVLQLFDAGGALLAQYPVSTGSANDPLPIGTWKVNGVHANPTYHYNPKLFWDAEPGDKKAKVPPGPNNPVGVVWIDLSKEHYGIHGTPVPAHVGKTESHGCIRLTNWSAAEVAGAVSAGLEVELES; encoded by the coding sequence ATGAGTAAATTGCACGCACTTCCCCTCTGCGCCGCCCTGCTGGGCGCCCTTCCCCTGGCCCAGGCACAGCAGTCCCCGGCCCCGGCGCCGCAGGCCAGCCCTGCTGCGGCTCAGCCCGCCGCCGAGGCCGGCGCAGCGCTCAGCCCGGCTGATGCCAGAAAGGCAGAATTCGAACGCAACCTGCGGGCCCAGGTCCTGCTCGACCGCGCCAACCTCTCGCCGGGCGAGATCGACGGGGCCTACGGTTCCAATATGCGGCAGGCCTTGAACACCTTCCAGGCGATGCGCAAGCTGCCGGTGAGCGGCAAGCTGGACGAGGCCACCTGGAACGCCCTGAACACCGACAACAGCCCGCATCTGGTGACCTATACGCTGGTCGAAGCCGATGTGGCCGGGCCCTTCCGTGCGGTGCCGGACGACATGATGGACAAGGCCAAGCTGCCCGAACTGGGGTACGAAAACGTGCTCGAAGGCCTGGGCGAGAAGTTCCATGCCAAGCCCGCCATGCTGGACGCCCTGAACCCGGGCAAGGATTTCAGCCGCGCCGGCGAGCAGATCATGGTGCCCAACGTGCACGGCAAGCAGCCGCTGCCGAAGGCGGCGAAGATCGTGGTCAAGGAAGGCCCCAAGGTGCTGCAATTGTTCGACGCCGGCGGCGCCCTGCTCGCCCAGTACCCGGTATCGACCGGCAGCGCCAACGACCCGCTGCCGATCGGCACCTGGAAAGTCAACGGCGTGCACGCCAACCCGACCTATCACTACAACCCGAAGCTGTTCTGGGACGCCGAACCGGGAGACAAGAAGGCCAAGGTGCCGCCTGGACCGAACAACCCGGTCGGCGTGGTCTGGATCGACCTGTCCAAGGAACACTACGGGATCCACGGCACGCCGGTGCCGGCCCACGTCGGCAAGACCGAGTCGCACGGCTGCATCCGCCTGACCAACTGGAGCGCCGCCGAAGTGGCGGGTGCGGTCAGCGCAGGGCTCGAGGTCGAACTGGAAAGCTGA
- a CDS encoding 2Fe-2S iron-sulfur cluster binding domain-containing protein, translating into MTRHTIVLQPAGFAVEADPDTSILHACEAAGIDLPSSCRNGSCRTCICRVKSGAAAHLTEWPGLSFEEKREGWILPCVAVARGALEIEAPLARRLP; encoded by the coding sequence ATGACCCGCCATACCATCGTGCTCCAGCCTGCCGGTTTCGCCGTCGAGGCGGACCCGGACACTAGCATCCTCCATGCCTGCGAAGCGGCGGGCATCGACCTGCCCAGTTCCTGCCGCAACGGCAGTTGCCGCACCTGCATCTGCCGTGTGAAGAGCGGCGCGGCGGCTCACCTGACCGAGTGGCCGGGCCTGTCTTTCGAGGAAAAGCGCGAAGGCTGGATCCTGCCCTGCGTGGCGGTGGCGCGCGGCGCGCTCGAGATCGAGGCGCCGCTGGCGCGCCGGCTTCCCTAG
- a CDS encoding EAL domain-containing protein encodes MPLRLPLSLTLAAALTLGGGLAASGALFLGVSHLEYDNMALEFAQRADERVAAVRQGIDQAVEVLTVTNQLFARGEPVSREQFRDFTAALLQRHRYIQAFNFHRIVPGEARAAVERELQRVRPGTVFTELTPKGLVAAPQRARYHIVDFIEPMAGNERAFGLNITQNAQVMSALALARADGRAAATDLLQLAQDERQQPAFELIMPVFDRQGMLAGDTAVVIRGPELVRASLANTGLLDPRDNTSDIFVSVYAGELASPGNLMFSTGETGRPGDSWLAGFLAPGHAGHGSRLLRIAGKPWRIEVASAPRPFLQDHMASSALLVGGILMTLLGTAFVQASGQRARKVQQLVRQRTADLRRTNRRLVEDMAARERAERALQQSEQRFRQLVSMSSDWYWEQDRELRFTMVTGGFTEKAGLAVETVLGKTRWEYVPALLDTEVGRAHMAQVKAHEPFANLEYKVVDEHGDTRWFCVNGQPVFDDAGALAGYRGTGSDITERKLTEQRVHHVAQHDVLTGLPNRSLLQDRLGQAIAYANRSGRPMWVMLIDLDRFKFVNDSMGHKAGDVLLMTVAARLTGSLRDTDTVARLSGDEFVVILSEQHDEPLCAEIVQRVMDSVAQPVMLGTKEFFVTCSIGVAVYPSEGTPADSLIEHADIAMYSAKKLGRNNFQFYTPAMNEESLERVRIESALRNALERNEFVLHYQPQVDLKTGQIVGMEALIRWKHPELGMVPPSRFIGIAEETGLIVQIGAWVMRTACAQNKAWQDAGLGRLRVAVNLSARQFGAADLIASLESVLVDTMLDPSCLEIELTESLFMSDVTPAVELLHRMKSLGVNLSIDDFGTGYSSLSYLSRFPIDVLKIDRSFVADITHDANDAAIVTSIIALAHNLKLAVIAEGVETAEQLDYLRSHGCDEMQGYFFSKPLAAEEFRQLLVQGRALPPPRHKMTETTPAIPMKAGAQSVPA; translated from the coding sequence ATGCCGCTTCGCCTGCCCCTGTCGCTGACTCTCGCGGCAGCCCTCACGCTCGGGGGCGGCCTTGCCGCGTCCGGCGCCCTGTTCCTGGGGGTGAGCCACCTCGAGTACGACAATATGGCGCTCGAGTTCGCCCAGCGCGCCGACGAGCGCGTGGCGGCGGTGCGCCAGGGCATCGACCAGGCGGTCGAAGTGCTGACCGTGACCAACCAGTTGTTCGCACGCGGCGAGCCGGTCAGTCGCGAACAGTTCCGCGACTTCACCGCGGCCCTGCTGCAGCGCCACCGCTACATCCAGGCGTTTAATTTCCACCGCATCGTGCCGGGCGAAGCGCGCGCCGCCGTCGAACGCGAACTGCAGCGGGTCCGGCCGGGCACCGTGTTCACCGAACTGACGCCCAAGGGCCTGGTCGCGGCGCCCCAGCGGGCCCGCTACCACATCGTCGATTTCATCGAACCGATGGCCGGCAACGAACGCGCCTTCGGCCTGAACATTACCCAGAACGCCCAGGTGATGAGCGCACTGGCGCTGGCCCGCGCCGACGGCCGCGCCGCCGCGACCGACCTGCTCCAGCTGGCTCAGGACGAACGCCAGCAGCCGGCTTTCGAACTGATCATGCCGGTGTTCGACCGCCAGGGCATGCTCGCGGGCGACACCGCGGTGGTGATCCGCGGGCCCGAACTGGTACGCGCTTCGCTCGCCAATACCGGCCTGCTCGACCCGCGCGACAACACCAGCGACATCTTCGTCTCGGTCTACGCCGGCGAGCTTGCCAGCCCTGGCAACCTGATGTTCTCCACCGGCGAAACCGGCAGGCCAGGCGACAGCTGGCTGGCCGGCTTCCTGGCGCCCGGCCATGCCGGGCATGGCAGCAGGCTGCTTCGCATTGCCGGCAAGCCATGGCGGATCGAGGTGGCCAGCGCCCCGCGTCCCTTCCTGCAGGACCACATGGCCTCGAGCGCCCTGCTGGTGGGCGGCATCCTGATGACCCTGCTGGGCACGGCCTTCGTGCAAGCCTCCGGCCAGCGCGCCCGCAAGGTGCAGCAACTGGTGCGCCAGCGCACCGCCGACCTGCGCCGCACCAACCGCCGCCTGGTCGAGGACATGGCGGCGCGCGAGCGCGCCGAGCGCGCCCTGCAACAGAGCGAGCAGCGCTTCCGCCAGCTGGTATCGATGTCCTCGGACTGGTACTGGGAACAGGACCGCGAGCTGCGTTTCACCATGGTCACCGGCGGCTTCACCGAAAAGGCCGGCCTCGCGGTGGAAACCGTGCTCGGCAAAACGCGCTGGGAATACGTCCCCGCGCTGCTCGATACCGAGGTCGGGCGCGCCCACATGGCGCAAGTGAAGGCGCACGAACCCTTCGCCAACCTCGAATACAAGGTCGTCGACGAGCATGGCGATACCCGCTGGTTCTGCGTCAACGGCCAGCCGGTGTTCGACGACGCCGGCGCGCTGGCGGGCTACCGCGGCACCGGCAGCGACATCACCGAACGCAAACTCACCGAACAGCGCGTGCACCACGTGGCCCAGCACGACGTGCTCACCGGCCTGCCCAACCGCTCGCTGCTGCAGGACCGCCTCGGCCAGGCGATCGCCTACGCCAACCGCAGCGGGCGCCCGATGTGGGTGATGCTGATCGACCTGGATCGCTTCAAGTTCGTCAACGACTCGATGGGTCACAAGGCCGGCGACGTGCTCCTGATGACGGTGGCGGCCCGCCTGACCGGCTCGCTGCGCGACACCGACACCGTGGCGCGCCTGTCCGGCGACGAGTTCGTGGTGATCCTGTCGGAGCAGCACGACGAGCCCTTGTGCGCCGAGATCGTGCAGCGCGTGATGGATTCGGTGGCCCAGCCGGTCATGCTCGGCACCAAGGAATTCTTCGTGACCTGCTCGATCGGCGTGGCCGTGTACCCGAGCGAAGGCACGCCGGCCGACAGCCTGATCGAGCACGCCGACATCGCGATGTACAGCGCCAAGAAACTGGGGCGCAACAACTTCCAGTTCTACACCCCGGCCATGAACGAGGAATCGCTGGAGCGCGTGCGCATCGAAAGCGCGCTGCGCAACGCCCTCGAGCGCAACGAATTCGTACTGCACTACCAACCGCAGGTGGACCTGAAGACGGGCCAGATCGTCGGCATGGAAGCGCTGATCCGCTGGAAACATCCGGAACTGGGCATGGTGCCTCCGAGCCGCTTCATCGGCATCGCCGAGGAAACCGGCCTGATCGTCCAAATCGGCGCCTGGGTGATGCGCACCGCCTGCGCCCAGAACAAGGCCTGGCAGGATGCCGGCCTGGGCCGACTGCGGGTGGCGGTGAACCTGTCGGCGCGCCAGTTCGGCGCGGCCGACCTGATCGCCAGCCTGGAATCGGTCCTGGTCGACACCATGCTCGACCCGAGCTGCCTCGAGATCGAGCTGACCGAAAGCCTGTTCATGAGCGACGTGACGCCGGCCGTGGAACTGCTGCACCGCATGAAGTCGCTGGGCGTGAACCTGTCGATCGACGATTTCGGCACCGGCTACTCGAGCCTGTCCTACCTGTCGCGCTTCCCGATCGACGTGCTCAAGATCGACCGCTCCTTCGTTGCCGACATCACCCACGATGCCAACGACGCCGCGATCGTGACCTCGATCATTGCGCTGGCCCACAACCTGAAGCTGGCCGTGATCGCGGAAGGCGTCGAAACCGCCGAGCAACTCGACTACCTGCGCAGCCATGGTTGCGACGAAATGCAGGGCTATTTCTTCAGCAAGCCTTTGGCGGCCGAGGAATTCAGGCAGTTGCTGGTACAGGGTCGCGCCTTGCCCCCGCCGCGCCACAAGATGACGGAAACGACGCCGGCGATACCGATGAAAGCCGGCGCGCAGTCAGTTCCGGCTTGA